The genomic region GGGAGCGGAGGTCGACGCGTGCACATGCAGCGGCTGCAGTGTGAAGCCGTGCGGTAACAGAGCAAGAGCAGCAGGCAGGCGCGGGCGGACGCGTGCAGGGGCAGCAGCGCCAGCCGGCGAGCGGCAAGGCCACGCGTGAGCGCAGCGTAGCGCGCGAGGGCGAGTGGCGGCGGTGGCAAGCAGCAGGACGCATCAGTGTTGGGCGTGTTCGCGCGGTGATGTAGGAGCGCGACCAGGGCGACAGCGGCGGCGGTCAGAGGGCGGAGCTCGACGGATCGGCGACTACGGGGCACACGAGCTTCCCTGGGTCCCCAGGAGCTCGTTAGCAGGGTCAACTCAATACGGGGCTAACTACAATGGTGGCAACAACCACGACGGGGGCGGAAACAGAAGTTTGGCCGGAGCACGGTAGCGACGGTAGCGTGTGACGGCAATGGAGCGGGTTGGagcagagagggggggggggctcaccgggTGAAAGGCCGGTGGTAGTTTTGTAGCAGCAGACGATGGCGGGGTTCGTCGGAGAAGAGAAGGTGGCGAAGATGAGGAGAGCTCGATCCCGTCGACGTAGATGAAGTAGtggacgacgacgaagaagaaggacGAGGCCTCAGGCGCCAGGGAGCGCAGTGGGCATGAGGACgaggtcggccatggcggacggcggcggggacgAGCGCGGTGGCTCCGGATCGGGGCGCCCATGGCGAGGGGGGGTGAAGGGGGCGCGATTGGGGAAAAGTgaggaggggggctagggttcgccgggggaggggcgccggccctaTTTGTAGGCGGGGGTTCGtcggcggatggccgccacggcgtcGATCGGTGTCGTGGCGGGCATCGGCCATGCCCACGATCCCCTGTGTGAACAGGAAGGGGGAGGCACGGCGCTGGTGGGCTGGCCATTGGCCagttggcccaaggcccagagggggGGGGCTTTtctattttgcttttattttgcttttaacTATATTATTTTGTTTTTCACATTATCCTACTTTAATAAAATATAAAAGTAACACCTAAATTAATGCTCTAGTTTACCTCtctgccacaaaaagtttcacccataaataaaatagtttaatattttagaaATGATATAAGTCATTATATTAATTGTTAAAGCCATTATTTTAATCATTTTTTGAGCACTTAAATACTTTATAAAATTTTGGGTTCTTCACTAAtaatacttatgaattatttgacaCAGTTTACACATTTTAGTTTGGATGTTTGAaaactttattttccactttaatttaaATTAGAATTTAAGCCGATTTGAATCTAagcaagattagcaacagtaacagtgatgacatggcatcattaatggaggattattgtagcttaattatccgggcgtcacaatttccCAAATGGCTCTAGCCGCCACCTGGCACGGTCTTCTCCACCCTTGAGATCAGGCTCGTGCAGCGCGATGCACTCCAGCAGCTCATGCCAGTCTGCGTTCTCAGCCGGGCCAAACGCTCTCCGGAACGCGAGTTGACCTAAGTCAATGAGGACCGTCGCGACAGAGATCCGCGGTTCACCCGTGATGGAGAATAGGTCGGGGAAGCGTGCCGCGAGGGTTACGTCTCCAGCCCATCTATCGAACCAGAACACCGTGGAGGTGCCCGAGCCAACCGCAATCAAGGTGCCGATGCGGAGGATCGGCAAGAGCTGTATGATGgattgccagaactgggagccTCCAGACCGCTGGCAGAAGGCAAGTGGCTGGCCACGGAGGTATTTCTGCTGGATGAGTCGGAGCCACAGGCCACCCTCACCGTTGGCAATCCGCCACAGCCATCTCATTAGAAGGGCAATATTCATGCATTTGGACGACATGATATGGAGACCGCCCTGGTCGCGCGGCTTACAGATCTCCAACCAGCGCACCATGTGGTATTTCTGCTTATCGCCCTTGCCGGCCCATAATATCCCAAGCTGGCAATTGAACCGATCTGCAATGCTCTGCCGTTCATCTTGGGAATATCCCAAGACCATTACCGCACTCTTatcgaagttgatcttgaggccagaCATTTGTTGAAAGCATAGCAGGAGGAACTTCAAGTTCATGATGTCGGTCGTCGAGCATTCCACCATGATAATGATGTCATCCGTATATTGGAGGAGGGAGATCCCGTTCCCACCAACAAGATGCGGGACTATGTCCTTAATGTGGCCGGCAACCTTGGACACACTTACCAGCAGAAGTTTGCAGGACATGTCATATCACATCATTTTTGGGCAAGTCTAAACAACAACGGGCGATTGGATTAGTCATTGTGCCATTGTCGTTCAGCAAAATATCATGCGTGAAGTACTTCCTTATTAGCAATACCTAATTTCCTTCCTAATTATTGCAATTGCGCAAGATACCTATTCTATCATGCTGATGTTTGGCTGCTAGACAGCTCAAATAATACTCGGGGCACGTTACTGACATAGCCAGGATATCCTGCGTTGTTAACGGAAATCCGGCCAAACATAAAGGAAAAAAGATCACTATCTGCGTACCGGCCTTGTGGGGACTGTGAAGCGTGTGATGGTATATTTGTTTTCATTTTGATGAAGGAAAAAATGTCTTTGTCGTGATTGATCTATAATTTTTGCTTATTTTTTTGAACATAGTACAAACGTAGATGCTCATACATAAGTACATATATTCATCTCTATGTACGCATGCACACTCTATCTCTacgagcaccttcgaaagactgagccgacatattatTTTAAAATTGTCGAAGTCGTCACATTCATAAATTTTGTTCAAGGAACAATGCATTATAAAATAACCAGAAGGACGATGCACTGTAGTGAAAAAGTCGAAGTCACCTATTATCCCTTTTTTAAACAGATTTTCACCTCGTAAGGAGGATGGTTGAAGTAACCGGAGAAAAGCATGGCAATCAGTCATGGGGATGCTCAAATTGGCCGGGGGAAGCATACCGAATAATATGATACTTCCTTTATTTACTTATACAAAACCACTATGGAAAAATACACTTTACATTTATATAAGGCCATCAAcactaatcgagacaaaagttaatgATATTTTTTTGAACTAACAGTCTATTTTATACTtacatgcatgcagtcataatgacacATCAATCAACTTTCAATCCCTTCTTTGCATGCATGTATTGTACTATTAATGATACCACTAAACGAAAAGAAAAATGAGTTTATAAGGCAAGACATTAAATTTTATCTTGATATTTATAATATGAGTTTGTGGTCttatatataaaaatggagggagtatacagATTGATGAGGCAACACCACCCGGCACCAGGATGACCGCGCAATGTTGCTATgcaactagtggttggggcgcaccactggtgcgcctcACGAGGGGAAGTTGGGGCGGTGCCAGGTGGGATGCGCTCCTTCCACTGTCCTCTTTATACTATGAACTAAAACTCTTTATACTATGCACTGTCATTGTCATATTTGTTCTCCACCAACAAAAACACAATAATacaacggaaatgttaacgcccacacgtgtgtgcgcttgcacatcgcccacacgccttcatcaccactcattttgccacgtatgaatagatgacatcagcagaattttttttggttttcggcttaaaaatgttgtatctcctaaataaaaaagcaaactaaaaatccgtttttaccattaaatccgtctcgacgagatcttcaaaactagacccatgTTGATAtttttcgacgaattttttttgccagaagttgtcactatgtttacactgcagttgccatagggcttaaactaaagttgccatgtggcaattttagtttgtagatcatgacaattctaggattttgatgatgacaactccagtactttgaccataaaaattattttttgtataaatcatggcaattttacgtgcatgtatcatggcaattttagtttatggttcatggcaagtctagtttcttaattccccgttttataaatgtcaaaatttacatttaaatgtagaagaaaaaaactgaaacatatcatggcaacttcaatgtaaacatcatggcaattcatatgcaatagacatggcaatttTTAATCcaaattttttttatcaaaacatatcaacatgggatctagtttcgaagatctcatcacgagggatttaatggtgaaaatggattttcaatcggatttttcatttaagaaataaAACATTTAAAAaactaaaaattcaaaaaaattcctacatgcatgcatgcgatgacatgGTAATCTATTTACATTAaagacgtgtggtgcgtctcccttTCTGCCACACGGTGGCAGTTAGTGCGACCCTAATACAAAGGTTTGGCTCAGCTAACTCACCCACTTAACTCGCACAAGCATCACATTCCATGACACAAGCACAACTATAACAACTTGTCACTTGCTCGGTGTTTgttcacaccaccaccaccactaccaatGGCACCCCACTGCATTTCGCTCTCCGTATCCGGTCCTTGATGGCAGTCTCCTGAGTAATTATTACAGCAGCATCAGTATGTCTCTTTGTCCTCAATTTCATGTTTGAGTACTCTGTTAAGATTCCAAGCAAATACTATACCATCACAAGGCAGTGCTCCGCGAACTTCTCCAAGAAGTTAGCCACCCAGCGATCCGCATTCGCAAGCCACTCTTCATGGTCTATCCCAGCCGTCTTTGCAACCATTTGCAACTACATAGCACACAAGGATCTCAACACAACTGATAATCATCAGGCCTAGATCTGTAGATTGCTCGCAAGTATGATTTGCACTGAGAACCTCCATGGCTTGTTGCCTCTTCTTGTTGTACCTTCACAGTCTCGCTGAAGTTTATTTATCTTCATATTCAGTTGCAATTGTTTGTCCTGAAAAGAAGACGACCAACACAAGTTATTACCTGGGCTGGGAGACCAAGCGAATAACATCACAATGTTCTTGAAAGACCAAAAAAAAATAAGCCATGTGCCAAGCTCTACTTATCGGATAAAAGGATTGGCTAAGTGTCATCAGAAACGTGGCTAACCTTAACATAGCTCACACCCGTATCTTTCCATGAGTAACCTCGTGCTAGATTGCTCATGACATACTGGTTGTAGTCCTTCACTATCATTTGGTTCCAGTCCTAGCACCGCTCCATCTATTGGTTCCAGGAAACctgaaaagtaaaagaaaaaataTCAGGGACATTTGAGTCAACATGGAAAAGAAAGACTCATACAGAAAAACAACAAAAATGAGTAAACACACGTGCTATTATGGTCCATCTATCTCATCTCTAAAAGTGAAAGGGAAAGTGAGTTAGCATCTTTACAACAAGTTTACTTTATAGCACAAAAATTACATCATTATCATTTGCTTGCTAAAATAAATAGCAAGATCCAGTTTTAGATTTTTACCAACTGTTATTAATTTCATGAAAAAGAAAGCTTCTAGACGCAACTAATTGGATCATGAGCCTGACAATGTGAATCGATGACTAATAGTGGATGATCAACAAAGAAGCAATATATAAGGTAAGTGTCCAAAGATAAATAAGCTGAATGGTAGATTTATACCCATTCACCACATCTAGACGCAACCAACCATAACCTGATCATCTGTCAGTTCCATACCATCCTTCCTGCCTGAAAAAATTGTTTCCTCGGTCAGGGCACATACAGTAACTTGAATAAGAGATTCAAGGCTAACCTGGAACAGGTTGTAGCAGTATAGACAATGTGTTACTGTGTACACATTACTTGTGCAAACAGACACGATTCAAGAAATAAAAGAGAACATAGTACTTGTGCATTGCAGAACTGAACATGACGTGAACTTGCTTGCATGAATGCTACTGTTTAAAACAGAACACATACTACATCTTCTAGCAGCAAGGTGGAAAGGGCAAGAGGATCAAAGGGGGCGAGGGTGCATACGGCATGCCTTGTAGGTGGCACGGCGTGGTCCAAGCAGTCGACCAGCGCCGAGTCGTCCCACAGCTCGCCGCGCATCCCCATCTCCACTCTGGTAGTTCTCATGGCTTCCTCCTCGTACATGTTGTGCCTTTCCAAGAATGACGAGAACGGAAAACAAAATGTGCCTCCACTCCAGTAATACCCGCCACCGCCACAAGCCAAGCTAGAGGTACACATGCATGAAAGAAGAAGAAATCAGGTGGTTAAGGAGCTCACCAATATCCGGAAAAAATCCATGGGAGGGACAGGGAAAAAGAAAGAATGGACGGATTTGATCTCACCTTGTCTTCTCGCTTGGGAGCGGCAGCGGCCAAGGAGTCAGGACGACGATGACAGCGCCGTGGACTGCTCCGCATCGGGAGAGGAGTTTTCCAGGCTTGTGTTCCCATACAGCACATGCCATTCTGTCAACTCAAATGATTAGATACCACAGCACATGTATCCAGCCAGCCAAGGAACCAAAAGTGGACTCAGATTAGTCGGCAATTTCCACACAACCACCGCCCCATGTTCTTAATATTAAGGCTAGTCCAGTAAAAATAAGATTAAGGCTGATCTAATGAGGCTCAAACTCAAGAACTTAGTGCTGCGTACGTACCTGGAGGCATGCCATGGACAGGATGGAGAAGCCGATGACCTTGTGCACGACGATGTTCTTGAGCCTGTCCCCGTTGAGGCCGAAGTCGAGGACGACCGCCGTGATGCCGATGAGGAAGCCGAGTCCCTAGTTGGATGTTGGGAATGTCCAAACATGAAGTCCCTTTTCGCCTATTATTAGTAAATGAGCAATTCAAAATGTTTGAAGCAATTTTATGCGAAATACATATTATTTGAAAACCCTTTTGATTACAATACAGATATGTAGTTGTGCTATTGGTCGCTGAAGAGTACAGTATGTCGAAGTTCTCCACAGGGATTTAAGTACAAATGCAATGCAATTTCCTAAAGCCAAGCTACTCTGAAACAGGGTGAAAGATCTCTCCTACAAATGCAAAACTATTTCTGTAGCTAGTGGAATAAGCAACAAGGAAATTAAAGGCAAGCATAGGAAGATGCAGATCTTGCAATTTCTCAGCCAATCGAAACAGAACTCTGACAAAACTgaaaaaatttaaaataaaacagcAGTAGGTAAGGTTCAGAACAAGTGCATGTAGGAACACAATAAACATGACACTTTTTTTAAAACTATAACTGAATGAACAGATTGACCAAACAATTAGGAACTGGATTCACACAGTAGAAGGAAGTAAACAGAAGGTACAGTTAAACTAAAAAGAAAGGATTTCTACCAAAATTATGAGCGGCACTAACAGTAGTATGAACTGAATCAAAAGAGGAGAAGCAAATGTTCAGAAAATTCAGACAGAGCAGCAGAGGTTACAGGAATTCAGTTTTGAGTAAGATTACAGGGATAGAAGGGAACTACGTTACAGGATTTGTAGGCAAGAAAAGGGAGATTCAGACTCAATCGACACTCAAGCAACGACAGGTAGAAGGGACGTGTGTTCTTCTTTCGTTGTCTCCTTTATGTCATCCCGTCTTCCCTCTCGGTCCAACCACATCCCTCTCAATCCTTCATTTCCCTCTCTATTTCTACCTGCCTCCCAGAGAGAGGGAGATTGGATGATATGCCCCACTTTACTTGGGCATTAGATGATTTGCCCCACTTTACATAGGATTAGAACATTTGCCCCATTTTTATTTTACTCTTGATGATTTGCCCTTTTCAATTACTGTAATCATTTTCGAATTTCTATCCCTTTTCTCTTCATGCAAAAAGGCACAGTTGCCCCTGTGGCTAATTTACAATTTGATACCGTACAAATCTTTTCTCTTTACAAGGCCCTGTCCAACCGAAGCAACTAATTAACAGGGAACAAATCATATCTACTTTCTTTACATGGCTTTACCCAACGGAACCAGGTACTCACAAATCATAGATTGATTCTGTTGCTTGAGGCAGATCCACCGCCGGCCACCTAGCCATCAACTCCATGATTGAAGCAGTACGAGCTGCTATGGTAATTAGTACTATTAACACTGTCCCCCAGCCATGGCTATTACCGGCAACGCAATGAGATCACAAACAAAAAAATTGTAAATCCATGAATCACTGGAAGAACTTAGTTTTTACCAGCAACGAGCGCACCATCTGCAGCTCCGAGTTGCAGCGGAAGCTACGGGACCCGCCGGTCCTCCGAGCTGCAGCGGGAGCCGCCACGCCGGGCCGACGATCTGCAGCTGGAGCTGCCGCGCTGGGCCGCTGCTGCAAAGATGGGGCCAAGGTGCCCTCGTCGGCCTCCTCCAGTAGCTTCCTCTGGTGAGGCGGCCGTCGTCCGGGGGCACGGCCTCTGGGTTCCTGCCCTGGAGGTAGTACTGCTTGGCGACGCCCTTGCCGCCCGACGACCAGCCGACCCTGGCGCTGCTACCGACCATACCCCCCTTGCCCGAGAACCCGACCGGCGGATCAGCAGGGGAGGGGCACCGCCCACCGCGCCTTTGCGGTCTTGCTGCCaaggggcggcggcggagaagatggGGAGGAGAGGCAACGAGAGGGAGGAAGGTCGCGTTGCCTGGgtgggaagggaaaggaaagaaaaGGATTTTTTTTTCTCCACCACTAGAACTGGGGGAGGTGTTATCTGCGGCCTGCGGAAGATGTGAACCGGCGACCAGTCTCGTGGGAGCAACGCTCACTGACGTCGGGCCCAGCAACAGATGCAGAGACAAACAGGCAGCATCGCCAATTGACAACTCGAGAGAAAGAAGCCAAACGGATCGCTTTGCTTCTCGCCTCCGTCGCTTTCGCCTTTTCAATGGTCATCAATCGCCTCGTCCTTCGAACTGACCATCCAACACTTCCATTGGCCAACCACACGCGCTGACCTAAGTCCTGAAAACAATGCAACGCTCTCATTGGACGACGCGCATAAGCAACGCCCTGCCGACGTGGAGTACGTGAGGGAGCACCCATGATGCACATCTTATTGTTTTGGATTAGCCTGGAGCAGGGAACACAGATAGATTGGAGACATCAAGTTTCGTGGCAGAACAATTTTAGTTTGGGTAGGCGACAATCTCCGACCTGCAGTTGCGATGCCACGGTAGAGACGGATCAAAGGTCCTCGGCGCCGGCACGGCACCAGTGAAGCAGCTGCAACTACTAGGTAGGAGTACAAGTTGTCGGCTATCGGCGGCTTTTTAAATAACCATTGTAGAGTATCGTCGTTTCCAGTGTTGACGGCGATGGGCACGTCCATTCCATTGTCGCAACCTCCTTCGTTTCATCCTTCGCCACTGAATAAATGTTCGTTGCTGTCATACATGTCGTGCCAAACCAACCCATAAATGTTCGTTTCATCCTCCGGAGTCTCCCAAGCAATTAATGGCCAGGCGATGGCTCACGTCGGACGCCAGCGCGCCCTCTCCGGCGCAGCATTCCGGGTGGGACGTGAACCGGTCGGCCGTCAAGGTTGCCATCGTCGGCAACGTGGTCGTCGTGCTGCTCTTCTTCGTCGCCATCGTTTGGCGCCTCTTCTTCTCGGGGAGAGCTCAAGAAGGCGCCGCGGCTcccggcggcggtggggcggtCATTGCGCCCTCCTCCGGGGAGAGCTCGCCGTGCGCGTCGCCTCGGGCTAAAGGGCTCAGGAAGGAGGACCTCATGTCGTTGCCGGTGTACGTCCACCGCGCGTCCGTTGAGGACGGCGGCAAGGTGGAGTGCGCGGTGTGCATCTGCGAGCTCAGAGACGGCGACATCGGCCGGCGCCTGCCGAGGTGCGGGCACCGCTTCCACTCCGAGTGTGTCGACAGGTGGTTCCGCTCACACGCTACGTGTCCACTCTGCCGCGCTCTTGTGGCAGACGGCGGCTGATCCGGTGAGGTCCGGTGAGGTCCACCTCATGTTAACCTTTTGATTTTGATTAAGCCAATGTCGTTCGCTATACCACTTCCCTCTTGACGTGTATCCACAAGCACATACTCGACATTCAGGGTGCAGATTCTCATCTCAGAAAGAAAGAAAGACGATTCACGGTTCAGGCCCATCCCAACACATGAACTCCCGATAGATGAAGGGCCAGTTCTTTTCGCGTAAGATTTTACAAAATTAAAATTCTGAAAAACTCTCCACAGAATCCGCTTCTAAGAGAAACTGTCGTTCAACTCCCTCGCGAAAAAAAAACTGCCATTCAACTTTTTTCCGGGATAGCAGATCGTGGTACGAGTTTTTTTTGTCACTGAAACTCTTTGCTATActacctctttttttagggaaaatcaTGCCGCTTTATTTAAACAAAACTAGCAATCTTGTCTGCAATTACATCCAAAATAAAGTCTGGTGGTGAGCCTACCCAAATCTCCAACCGATTATCTCCTACACCTACTCTAGCAAGCTTATGACTCAAATTGTGCGGATGACTCATTGATCTTAATGAAGGCAAACCAACATAATGCGGAAAACCTGAAATCAGCACTAGATTCATATTGTGCGGCATCGGGACAGCTGGTAAGCGTTGAAAAATCCAGTATTTTCTTCAGCCCTAATACAAAGGTAGAGATCAAAGAATAATTGTGTATAACATTAAATATAATAAAGAGGCTCTCACTGATAAATATTTGGGCTTACCAGCAAATGTGGGTGTTGATAAAACATACCGTTTTAGTTTCTGATTGAACGTATTGTTAAGAGAATTAGTGGTTGAAAGGAAAAATTACTATCTGCCAGGGGGAAGGAGATCCTATTAAAGGCGGTGATCCAAGCCATACCTACCTATGCATTGttggtctttaaaattcctaaaaaaactGTAAAGGAATCATTGACGCGATGGCGCATTTCTGGTGAGGAGACGAGGATAACCAAAAGAGGATGCACTGGATGCCCTGATGGAAAATGTGTGTACCAAAAAACCAAGGAGGAATGAGATTTCGTGATATCCATTGTTTCAACCTGGCTCTGCTTGCAAAACAGGCATGGCGTCTCCTTGATAATCCTGACTCCTTATGTGCTACTATTCTAAAGGCCAAGTACTATCCTAATGGTGATTTGCTGAACTCCAAGCCAAAAGCATGGCGCTTCCTTCACCTGACAAAGCATTATGGCAGGCATCACTTCTCTCAAGCGAGGTTATATTTGGCGAGTAGGGGATGGACATAACATCAATATTTGGAAAGATGCGTGGATCCCAAATTATGCCACTAGGAAGATTGTGACCCCTAGGGGGGCATCTA from Triticum aestivum cultivar Chinese Spring chromosome 4A, IWGSC CS RefSeq v2.1, whole genome shotgun sequence harbors:
- the LOC123085817 gene encoding uncharacterized protein, whose product is MVGSSARVGWSSGGKGVAKQYYLQGRNPEAVPPDDGRLTRGSYWRRPTRAPWPHLCSSGPARQLQLQIVGPAWRLPLQLGGPAGPVASAATRSCRWCARCWDSASSSASRRSSSTSASTGTGSRTSSCTRSSASPSCPWHASRMACAVWEHKPGKLLSRCGAVHGAVIVVLTPWPLPLPSEKTSLACGGGGYYWSGGTFCFPFSSFLERHNMYEEEAMRTTRVEMGMRGELWDDSALVDCLDHAVPPTRHAAGRMVWN
- the LOC123081931 gene encoding E3 ubiquitin-protein ligase EL5, producing the protein MARRWLTSDASAPSPAQHSGWDVNRSAVKVAIVGNVVVVLLFFVAIVWRLFFSGRAQEGAAAPGGGGAVIAPSSGESSPCASPRAKGLRKEDLMSLPVYVHRASVEDGGKVECAVCICELRDGDIGRRLPRCGHRFHSECVDRWFRSHATCPLCRALVADGG